In Candidatus Margulisiibacteriota bacterium, the genomic stretch CAATTTATTCAGATCAAACGCGAAACCGACCGCTGGTCTTTTGCGGCCAAACACCGCGCAAAGATTGTCGTAACGCCCGCCCGAGCCAAGAATGTAGCCCATCTCCGGCACGAAACATTCAAAGTACAAACCGGTGTAATAATCCAGATCTACGGACAACAGCTCGGCCAAACGCGGCAAGCGTCCCAGCGCGGCAAAATTCTGACGCTGCAAAGCTTCACGCTGTCTGGCCGGCAAACGCTGTATACGCCCGGCGTTAGTTTGTTCGATGCGGTAATCTTTCAAACCGATCGTTTTCAAGACATTTTCCGCCAGCTGCAAAATCTCCTGATCGCCGCGCGCGCCAGACACCCCGAGCAGTTCCACGCCGATCTGGTGAAATTGATGATTTTGGCCGATCTCCAGCTGCGCCGCGCGGTACACATCGCCGGAATAATAAAAACGCAGCGGCTTTTTTTCTTTGCTCAAGCGCGTGCCAGCCACGCGCGCGATCTGCGTGGTAAT encodes the following:
- a CDS encoding ATP phosphoribosyltransferase regulatory subunit → MNRDLLPPEVAARREILQKICRLLERAGYAEIATPAFEEYDRLSAGLPRHLKTSAYRFFDQRGVQMVLRPDITTQIARVAGTRLSKEKKPLRFYYSGDVYRAAQLEIGQNHQFHQIGVELLGVSGARGDQEILQLAENVLKTIGLKDYRIEQTNAGRIQRLPARQREALQRQNFAALGRLPRLAELLSVDLDYYTGLYFECFVPEMGYILGSGGRYDNLCAVFGRKRPAVGFAFDLNKLLLALAAQKK